A genomic window from Desulfovermiculus halophilus DSM 18834 includes:
- the fdhD gene encoding formate dehydrogenase accessory sulfurtransferase FdhD, translating into MDHNAVQEVSILRYQDGGFREVLDHVIREEPLEIWAQGRCLARTVRLPREDRELVLGWCCCAGLVSSSADILEVRMRTGGGLTRAEVLFAPHVRSRLDREREPGFCVQEGTGAVPHVGQGCRIRAEDLFQARDILYSGQRLFQATGGAHCAAIFAQGPRLLALAEDVGRHNALDKVVGKALGAGISEGVMMLMSSRLNSEVVGKAVWAGLPLLAGVSAPTDHGVHLARQSGMTLIGFLRSGRFNLYTHPWRITS; encoded by the coding sequence GTGGATCACAATGCTGTGCAGGAGGTGAGCATCCTGCGGTACCAGGACGGCGGTTTCCGGGAGGTCCTGGATCACGTGATCAGGGAGGAGCCCCTGGAGATATGGGCCCAAGGGCGCTGCCTGGCTCGAACGGTTCGTCTTCCCCGGGAGGACCGGGAGCTGGTTCTGGGCTGGTGCTGCTGTGCGGGCCTTGTGTCCTCATCCGCGGACATCCTGGAGGTGCGGATGAGGACCGGGGGAGGTCTGACCCGGGCCGAAGTGCTTTTCGCCCCGCATGTCCGGTCCCGGCTGGACAGAGAACGAGAGCCGGGCTTCTGCGTTCAGGAAGGCACGGGCGCGGTTCCTCATGTGGGTCAGGGATGCAGGATCAGGGCAGAGGATCTGTTTCAGGCCCGGGACATCCTCTACTCCGGACAACGGCTTTTTCAGGCCACGGGGGGCGCCCATTGCGCCGCCATTTTTGCGCAGGGGCCGCGGCTTCTGGCCCTGGCTGAGGACGTGGGAAGGCACAATGCCCTGGACAAGGTGGTGGGCAAGGCTCTCGGTGCAGGGATATCCGAAGGGGTGATGATGCTCATGTCTTCCCGCCTGAACTCGGAGGTGGTGGGCAAGGCGGTTTGGGCCGGCCTGCCGCTTTTGGCCGGCGTCTCGGCCCCGACGGATCACGGGGTGCACCTGGCCCGGCAAAGCGGAATGACCCTGATCGGTTTTTTGCGTTCAGGGCGTTTCAATCTGTATACCCATCCCTGGAGGATAACCAGCTAG
- the nadA gene encoding quinolinate synthase NadA encodes MPESCLGVQEVSEVTSQETDSRIERLRAEHGSRLAVLAHHYQQDEVVAHADYCGDSLELARKIPNLQAEWIVMCGVYFMAESAAILAASGQKVSIPDQNAGCVLSNMAPAWLVERKVRELNDQGRRIIPLAYVNTSAAVKALCGRYGGSVCTSANAATMLDWALQQGDGVVFLPDKNLGRNTAKALGIAAQDYEILDLRSPARASRSRLFLWPGLCTVHNLIKPRHMEHIRQADPRARIIVHPECMPDVVDMADASGSTSGIIRYVQEARPGDTIYVGTEINLVQRLAREFGPAKTIRPVLDTACSNMAKVTAPKLAEHLDAIAAVPKVGVGPEVRQDALLALERMLEVCR; translated from the coding sequence ATACCCGAGTCTTGTCTAGGAGTACAGGAGGTTTCGGAAGTGACATCACAGGAGACTGATTCCCGGATCGAGAGATTGCGGGCCGAGCACGGATCCCGGCTGGCTGTTTTGGCCCACCACTATCAGCAGGACGAGGTGGTGGCTCACGCCGACTATTGCGGCGATTCACTGGAGCTGGCCCGGAAGATACCCAATCTGCAGGCTGAGTGGATCGTGATGTGCGGGGTCTATTTTATGGCTGAATCCGCGGCCATACTGGCCGCATCCGGACAGAAGGTGAGCATTCCGGATCAGAATGCCGGCTGCGTGCTGTCCAATATGGCTCCGGCCTGGCTGGTGGAAAGGAAAGTGCGCGAGCTCAACGATCAGGGGCGGCGGATTATTCCCTTGGCCTATGTGAATACCTCGGCCGCGGTCAAGGCCTTGTGCGGACGCTACGGGGGCTCGGTGTGCACCTCGGCCAACGCGGCAACCATGCTGGACTGGGCCCTGCAGCAGGGAGACGGGGTGGTCTTCCTCCCGGACAAGAACCTGGGACGAAATACTGCCAAGGCCCTGGGGATTGCAGCCCAAGACTATGAGATCCTTGACCTGCGTTCCCCTGCCCGAGCTTCCCGGAGCAGGCTCTTTCTCTGGCCCGGACTGTGTACAGTTCACAACCTGATCAAGCCCCGGCACATGGAGCACATCCGCCAGGCCGATCCCCGGGCCAGGATCATCGTTCATCCGGAATGCATGCCGGATGTTGTGGACATGGCCGACGCCAGCGGGTCCACCTCCGGCATTATCCGGTACGTGCAGGAAGCAAGGCCGGGAGACACGATCTATGTCGGCACGGAGATCAACCTGGTTCAGCGGTTGGCCCGGGAGTTCGGCCCGGCCAAGACGATCCGTCCGGTTCTGGATACCGCCTGCTCCAATATGGCCAAGGTGACGGCGCCCAAGCTGGCTGAGCATCTGGACGCCATTGCCGCCGTGCCCAAGGTGGGCGTGGGGCCGGAGGTGCGACAGGATGCCTTGCTGGCTCTGGAGAGGATGCTGGAAGTCTGCAGATGA
- a CDS encoding O-acetylhomoserine aminocarboxypropyltransferase/cysteine synthase family protein — MPWNPETLALHAGHRPDRETRSRAVPIYQTTSYVFESPEHAAALFTPHSQGQDESTSLDLNGRPENIYTRINNPTTEVLEQRMAGLEGGAEALALSSGASAVAFALMTICQAGDHIVSSSSLYGGTYNLLRQTLPRFGIRTSFVPSLDAGAFVREITPQTKCLFVETVGNPRLDVPDLESLAAAAHQQGIPLIVDNTVATPFLCRPITWGADIVVHSLTKFCAGHGTSMGGAIVDAGRFDWTSGRFPLLTEPDQSIHGRSWTEFGPERAFILRARNVLLRDFGPCLSPLNSFLILQGLETLPLRMEKHCANARAAADHLNRHPLVNWVLYPGLPSHPTNAQAKTFLTGGFGALVGFGIKGGLEAGREFIRSLELFSHLANIGDAKSLAIHPGSTTHSQLSREEQAGMGLSPDFIRLSIGLEHIDDIIADLDQALARSAA, encoded by the coding sequence ATGCCCTGGAACCCCGAAACTCTGGCTTTGCACGCCGGACACCGTCCGGACCGGGAAACCCGCAGCCGGGCCGTCCCCATCTACCAGACCACAAGCTACGTCTTTGAGAGCCCGGAACACGCGGCGGCCCTGTTCACTCCGCACTCCCAAGGGCAGGACGAGTCCACTTCTCTGGACCTCAACGGCCGGCCGGAAAATATCTATACCCGGATCAATAATCCGACAACAGAGGTCCTGGAACAGCGGATGGCCGGCCTGGAAGGGGGTGCCGAGGCCCTGGCCCTCAGTTCCGGGGCCTCGGCTGTGGCCTTTGCCCTGATGACCATCTGCCAGGCCGGGGACCACATCGTCTCTTCCTCCAGCCTGTACGGGGGGACCTACAATCTCCTCCGCCAGACCCTGCCCCGCTTCGGGATCCGGACTTCCTTTGTCCCCTCCCTGGACGCCGGGGCCTTTGTCCGGGAGATCACCCCGCAGACCAAGTGCCTGTTTGTGGAGACCGTGGGCAATCCCAGACTGGATGTGCCGGACCTGGAGTCTCTTGCAGCCGCTGCTCACCAGCAGGGGATCCCGTTGATCGTGGACAACACCGTGGCCACCCCTTTTCTCTGCCGGCCCATCACCTGGGGAGCGGATATCGTGGTTCATTCCCTGACCAAGTTCTGCGCCGGACACGGGACCAGCATGGGCGGGGCTATCGTCGACGCCGGGCGCTTTGACTGGACCTCCGGCCGATTTCCCCTGCTGACCGAACCGGACCAGTCCATCCACGGCCGCTCCTGGACCGAGTTCGGACCGGAGCGGGCGTTCATCCTCCGGGCCAGAAACGTTCTTCTCCGCGATTTCGGTCCCTGCCTCTCCCCGCTGAACAGCTTCCTTATCCTCCAGGGACTGGAAACCCTTCCTCTGCGGATGGAGAAGCACTGCGCCAACGCGCGGGCCGCAGCCGACCATCTCAACCGGCATCCCTTGGTCAACTGGGTGCTCTACCCCGGACTCCCCAGCCATCCCACCAATGCCCAGGCAAAAACCTTTCTCACCGGCGGATTCGGAGCGCTGGTCGGCTTCGGCATCAAGGGCGGGCTGGAGGCTGGCCGGGAGTTCATCCGTTCGCTGGAGCTTTTCAGCCACCTGGCCAATATCGGCGACGCCAAGAGCCTGGCCATCCATCCCGGATCCACAACCCACTCCCAGCTCAGCCGGGAGGAGCAGGCCGGTATGGGGCTTTCTCCGGATTTCATCCGCCTTTCCATCGGCCTGGAACACATTGACGACATCATTGCCGATCTGGACCAGGCCCTGGCCAGGTCGGCGGCATGA
- the metX gene encoding homoserine O-acetyltransferase MetX, whose translation MHSTAGSVSTQYFQFAHPPQEMELECGRTLGPITLAYETYGTLNQDRSNAILVLHALTGDAHAAGCASDRGGTAGWWDVMIGPGKGIDTNRYFVICSNVLGGCMGSTGPKSIDPETGRPYALRFPVVTIGDMVRAQKKLVDHLGIPRLLAVIGGSVGGMQVLEWAVRYPERVAAAVPIATATRHSAMAIAFNEVARQAIMKDPNWNQGDYYGCGQPDHGQAVARMIGHVTYLSEEALRKKFDRRLQDREEFSYALDTDFQVGSYLQHQGEKFVNRFDANSLLYLTKAADYFDLAENYGRGSLTQAFSQALADFLVVSFSSDWLYPTAQSKTMVQAMKKNNLQVSFCEIEFDYGHDSFLVPNPPLSQLISGFLAQEYRSMTPYRYCL comes from the coding sequence ATGCACTCCACCGCCGGCTCAGTGAGCACTCAGTACTTTCAGTTCGCCCATCCTCCCCAGGAGATGGAGCTGGAATGCGGCCGCACTCTGGGGCCGATCACCCTGGCCTATGAGACATACGGGACCCTGAACCAGGACCGGTCCAATGCGATCCTGGTCCTCCACGCCCTGACCGGGGACGCCCATGCCGCGGGCTGTGCTTCGGACCGCGGCGGCACCGCGGGCTGGTGGGACGTCATGATCGGCCCGGGCAAGGGCATAGACACCAATCGGTATTTCGTTATCTGCTCCAACGTCCTGGGCGGATGCATGGGATCCACCGGCCCGAAGTCCATAGACCCGGAAACCGGGCGCCCGTACGCCTTGCGCTTTCCGGTGGTCACCATCGGAGACATGGTCCGGGCTCAGAAAAAGCTTGTCGATCATCTGGGAATCCCCAGGCTCCTGGCTGTTATCGGTGGATCAGTGGGCGGGATGCAGGTCCTGGAGTGGGCGGTCCGTTATCCGGAACGGGTCGCGGCGGCCGTGCCCATCGCCACCGCCACCCGGCATTCGGCCATGGCCATTGCCTTCAACGAAGTGGCCCGGCAGGCCATAATGAAGGACCCCAACTGGAACCAGGGCGACTACTACGGCTGCGGCCAGCCCGACCACGGCCAGGCCGTGGCCAGGATGATAGGTCATGTGACCTATCTTTCCGAAGAGGCCCTGCGCAAAAAGTTTGACCGCAGACTCCAGGACCGGGAGGAGTTTTCCTATGCCTTGGATACAGACTTCCAGGTGGGAAGCTACCTGCAGCATCAAGGGGAAAAGTTCGTCAACCGCTTTGACGCCAACTCCCTGCTCTACCTGACCAAGGCCGCCGACTACTTTGACCTGGCCGAAAACTACGGCCGCGGGTCCCTGACCCAGGCCTTCTCCCAGGCCCTGGCCGACTTCCTGGTTGTCTCCTTTTCCTCGGACTGGCTCTACCCCACAGCCCAATCCAAGACCATGGTCCAGGCCATGAAGAAAAACAATCTCCAGGTCAGTTTCTGCGAGATCGAGTTCGATTACGGGCACGACTCCTTTCTGGTTCCCAATCCGCCCCTTTCCCAGCTCATCTCCGGATTTTTGGCCCAGGAGTACAGAAGCATGACCCCGTATCGCTATTGCCTGTAA
- the metW gene encoding methionine biosynthesis protein MetW, whose product MRFDLQTIASWITPNSRVLDLGCGAGELLKHLQDKKNVTGTGIEVDAEKASQGIISGVNIIHGDIHEEIRDYQDQTFDYVILSQTLQQVFKPALLLHEMLRVGHKGVVSFPNFSHYRNRLFFFFRGRAPMSKELPYAWFDTPNIRVVPIKDFRHFCSIFGFKILQETAISTYYHDEHGRTVRFLPNLLATYGIYLLTKEAPG is encoded by the coding sequence ATGCGTTTTGATCTGCAAACCATCGCCTCCTGGATCACCCCCAACAGCCGGGTCCTGGACCTGGGCTGCGGGGCAGGGGAGCTGCTCAAGCACCTGCAGGACAAGAAGAATGTGACCGGCACCGGAATCGAGGTGGACGCCGAAAAGGCCAGCCAGGGCATCATCTCCGGGGTGAACATCATCCACGGGGACATCCATGAGGAGATCCGGGACTATCAGGACCAGACCTTCGACTACGTCATCCTCAGCCAGACCCTGCAGCAGGTCTTCAAGCCGGCCCTTCTCCTGCACGAAATGCTCCGGGTGGGACACAAGGGAGTGGTCAGCTTTCCCAATTTCAGCCACTACAGGAACCGGCTTTTCTTCTTTTTCCGCGGCCGGGCCCCCATGTCCAAAGAGCTGCCCTATGCCTGGTTCGACACCCCGAATATCCGGGTCGTCCCCATCAAGGACTTCCGGCATTTCTGCTCCATCTTCGGCTTCAAGATCCTGCAGGAAACAGCAATCAGCACCTACTATCACGACGAGCACGGCCGCACTGTCCGCTTCCTGCCCAATCTCCTGGCCACCTACGGCATTTACCTCTTGACCAAAGAAGCCCCGGGATAA
- a CDS encoding YbgA family protein: MENKIILGISTCLLGEEVRYDGGHKLDRFIRDTLGKYVDFVPVCPEVECGMSIPREALRLVGDPDNPRLVTQKTEVDYTDQMQGWGRNRLKDLEGRELCGYIFKSRSPSSGMERIKVYQENGMPVNKGVGIWARMVMDHFPDLPVEDDGRLHDPVLRENFITRIFVFQRWRELVRSAKTLGGLVDFHSRHKLLIMAHHVPTYRELGKLVAAGKQMPVDELFATYLHKLHYALRLHSTTKKNVNVLHHLMGYFKKDLTKDEKQELLDIIDEYKSGNLPLIVPVTLINHYVRKYDQPYLHTQYYLNPHPLELKLRNHV, translated from the coding sequence ATGGAGAACAAGATTATCCTGGGAATCAGCACCTGCCTGCTGGGGGAGGAGGTCCGCTACGACGGCGGGCACAAGCTGGACCGGTTCATCCGGGACACATTGGGCAAGTATGTAGACTTTGTCCCGGTCTGCCCGGAGGTGGAGTGCGGGATGAGCATCCCCAGGGAGGCCCTGCGCCTGGTGGGCGACCCGGACAATCCCCGGCTGGTAACCCAGAAGACGGAAGTGGATTATACCGATCAGATGCAGGGCTGGGGCCGAAATCGGCTCAAGGATCTGGAAGGACGAGAGCTGTGCGGCTATATATTCAAGAGCAGGTCCCCGTCCAGCGGCATGGAACGGATTAAGGTCTATCAGGAAAACGGCATGCCGGTGAACAAGGGAGTGGGCATCTGGGCCAGGATGGTCATGGACCACTTTCCGGATCTGCCGGTGGAGGACGACGGGCGGCTGCACGATCCGGTCCTGAGGGAAAACTTCATCACCCGCATTTTTGTCTTCCAGCGCTGGCGGGAGTTGGTGCGCTCAGCCAAGACCCTGGGCGGGCTGGTGGACTTTCATTCCAGGCACAAGCTTTTGATCATGGCCCATCACGTGCCTACCTACCGGGAGCTGGGCAAGCTGGTGGCCGCCGGGAAGCAGATGCCTGTGGACGAGCTTTTTGCCACCTATCTGCATAAGCTGCATTACGCCTTGCGGCTGCACAGCACAACCAAGAAAAACGTCAATGTGCTCCACCACCTGATGGGCTACTTCAAGAAGGATCTGACCAAGGACGAAAAACAGGAACTGTTGGACATCATTGACGAGTACAAATCCGGGAATCTGCCCTTGATCGTCCCGGTCACCCTGATCAATCACTATGTGCGCAAGTACGATCAGCCGTATCTCCATACCCAGTATTATTTGAACCCCCATCCTTTGGAGCTTAAGCTGCGCAATCACGTATAA
- a CDS encoding DUF1566 domain-containing protein: MSISNVLPTDQEKCFDALGAEIPCAGSGQDGELGIGIKGPNPRFTERAPGLVQDGLTGLVWPKKGVSFEFALRWEEALEHIRDLNREGFLGCSDWRLPNRRELRSLISHGRSRPALPLEHPFTGVEQTWYWTSTSSAMYPAYAWAVHLAGGRMFWNRKDQISMVWPVRGESPVLPRTGQNACFDSGGARLECPGTGQDGELRQGVSWPRPRFEKTGEDILDRLTGLTWREVISRDPGLLTWPEALQAVAELEEKTGTDWHLPNINELESLVDASRSSPALPEGHPFLSNPEVLWSSTSSGFEPDWAYGLYMHKGAVGVGYKKTARFGVWVARGQKTEVRRQKTEVRGQRSEV, encoded by the coding sequence ATGTCAATCAGCAATGTTTTGCCTACAGATCAGGAAAAATGCTTCGATGCTTTGGGCGCTGAGATCCCCTGTGCCGGCAGCGGACAGGACGGGGAGCTGGGGATAGGCATCAAGGGGCCGAACCCGCGGTTCACAGAGCGTGCTCCGGGCCTGGTTCAGGACGGTCTGACCGGTCTCGTGTGGCCGAAGAAGGGGGTGAGCTTTGAGTTTGCCCTGCGCTGGGAGGAAGCGCTGGAGCATATCCGGGATCTGAACCGGGAAGGCTTTCTGGGCTGTTCGGACTGGCGGCTGCCCAACCGGCGGGAGCTACGCAGCCTGATCAGCCACGGCCGTAGCCGGCCGGCCCTGCCCCTGGAGCATCCTTTTACCGGAGTGGAGCAGACTTGGTACTGGACCTCGACCTCTTCGGCCATGTATCCGGCCTATGCCTGGGCCGTGCATCTGGCCGGCGGACGCATGTTCTGGAACCGCAAGGACCAGATCTCCATGGTTTGGCCGGTGCGGGGGGAAAGCCCGGTTCTACCCCGGACAGGGCAGAATGCGTGCTTCGACTCCGGAGGCGCTCGCCTCGAATGTCCGGGAACCGGGCAGGACGGGGAGCTGCGGCAGGGCGTGTCCTGGCCCCGGCCCAGATTTGAAAAGACAGGTGAGGATATCCTGGACCGCCTGACCGGGCTAACCTGGCGGGAGGTGATCAGCCGCGACCCGGGACTTTTGACCTGGCCGGAGGCCCTGCAGGCGGTTGCGGAGCTTGAGGAAAAAACCGGAACGGACTGGCATCTGCCCAATATCAACGAGCTGGAGTCTCTTGTGGACGCATCCCGCTCATCTCCGGCCCTGCCGGAAGGACACCCCTTTCTGAGCAACCCGGAGGTGCTGTGGTCGTCCACATCCAGCGGGTTTGAGCCGGATTGGGCATACGGTTTGTATATGCACAAAGGTGCTGTCGGGGTTGGGTATAAGAAGACGGCCAGGTTTGGGGTCTGGGTGGCCAGAGGACAGAAGACAGAAGTCAGAAGACAGAAGACAGAAGTCAGAGGTCAGAGATCAGAGGTCTAG
- a CDS encoding heavy metal translocating P-type ATPase, with product MNEQELDQERAGNVRSQKFAVKGMSCAACSARVERVVSWLDGVHSAQVNLATESMQVSWDPDKLGTEEIKAAVHKAGYEAEEVSESSQIELDIQGMTCAACSARVEKALQNVPGVSRAEVNLAAETARVSYEPGQVQSRDLISAVEDAGYKASVASQEDSGGARKQDREMEERLAGLKRRLVFSLALAVPLFVLSMGGMLGLPIPAFLAAHSAPLTHGLVQFLLTVPIMFINREFYVQGFPSLARGGPNMDSLIAVGTSAAFVYSTWNLGEIVLGYNPAAKAHDLYFESAAIILVLITLGRFLENRSKARTSAAIRELMQLRPETATRIEGQELASVPVSSIQPGDLLLIRPGERIPVDGRIEDGQSSLDESMLTGEPIPKSKGPGDSVITGTVNTQGSLRIRAEKVGRETTLARIIALVQEAQGSKAPIANLADKVSLYFVPTVICIALLAGLAWYFLGQAEFSFALRIFVAVMVIACPCALGLATPTAIMVGTGRGAQLGTLIKSGQALEKARNIQAVVLDKTGTLTRGQPELVDFTILDTSPLERTRLAGLIRAVEQASEHPVARAVVQGMDKEAVEPRTQAVDFQAVSGRGVRARVDEHSIVLGSRTFLAEQQVQGLDEDTVSDLIEELARDGKTVVLAAVDGQAAAVLAVADRLKETAPDTVQKLKDMGLKVIMLTGDTQRTARVIAEQAGIDDVIAGVLPEGKAAEITKLQDQGLQVAMVGDGINDAPALAQADLGLAMGSGIDVAIESGDIVLMGEDLTGVSTAMSLSRATVRNIKQNLFWAFFYNSLGIPIAAGALHIFGGPTLNPMIAAAAMAMSSVSVVSNALRLRFFQPE from the coding sequence ATGAACGAGCAGGAGCTGGATCAGGAGAGGGCAGGCAATGTGCGCAGCCAGAAGTTTGCCGTCAAGGGCATGAGCTGTGCCGCCTGCTCGGCCCGGGTTGAACGGGTTGTTTCCTGGCTGGACGGGGTGCACTCGGCCCAGGTCAATCTGGCCACAGAAAGCATGCAGGTCAGCTGGGATCCGGACAAGCTGGGGACGGAGGAGATCAAGGCCGCGGTGCACAAGGCCGGATATGAGGCCGAAGAGGTCAGTGAAAGCTCCCAGATTGAGCTGGATATTCAAGGCATGACCTGTGCGGCATGCTCGGCCCGGGTGGAAAAGGCCCTGCAAAACGTGCCCGGAGTGAGCCGGGCCGAGGTCAATCTGGCTGCGGAAACGGCCAGGGTGAGCTATGAGCCGGGGCAGGTTCAGAGCCGGGATCTGATCTCTGCAGTCGAGGATGCAGGCTACAAGGCATCTGTGGCCTCCCAGGAAGACAGCGGCGGGGCCCGGAAGCAGGACCGGGAGATGGAGGAAAGGCTGGCCGGGCTGAAAAGGCGGCTGGTGTTCTCCCTGGCCTTGGCCGTTCCCTTGTTCGTCCTCTCCATGGGCGGGATGCTCGGTCTGCCCATCCCCGCCTTTCTGGCCGCCCACTCCGCGCCTCTGACCCACGGCCTGGTCCAGTTCCTGCTCACCGTCCCCATCATGTTCATCAACCGGGAGTTCTATGTTCAGGGCTTTCCCAGCCTGGCCCGGGGCGGGCCGAACATGGACTCATTGATCGCCGTGGGCACCAGTGCGGCCTTTGTCTACTCCACCTGGAATCTGGGGGAGATAGTCCTGGGATACAATCCAGCAGCCAAGGCCCATGACCTGTACTTTGAGTCCGCAGCCATCATTCTGGTCCTGATCACCCTGGGCCGTTTCCTGGAGAACCGTTCCAAGGCCAGGACCTCTGCCGCCATCCGGGAGCTCATGCAGCTGCGGCCGGAAACAGCCACCAGAATCGAGGGGCAGGAACTGGCCAGCGTTCCGGTCAGCTCCATTCAGCCCGGGGATCTGCTCCTGATCCGTCCCGGGGAACGGATTCCGGTGGACGGCAGGATCGAGGACGGACAGTCCAGCCTGGATGAATCGATGCTGACCGGGGAGCCCATTCCCAAGAGCAAGGGACCTGGGGACAGTGTTATTACCGGTACGGTCAATACCCAGGGCTCTCTGCGCATACGGGCGGAAAAAGTGGGCCGGGAGACGACCCTGGCCCGGATTATCGCTCTGGTCCAGGAGGCTCAGGGCTCCAAGGCTCCCATTGCCAATCTGGCGGACAAGGTCAGTCTGTACTTTGTGCCCACGGTTATCTGCATTGCCCTCCTGGCCGGCCTGGCCTGGTATTTCCTCGGACAGGCGGAGTTCTCCTTTGCCCTGCGCATTTTTGTGGCCGTCATGGTTATCGCCTGCCCTTGCGCCTTGGGGCTGGCTACGCCCACGGCCATCATGGTCGGCACCGGACGGGGGGCGCAGCTGGGGACCCTGATCAAAAGCGGACAGGCCCTGGAGAAGGCCCGGAACATCCAGGCCGTGGTTTTGGATAAGACCGGAACCCTGACCCGGGGTCAGCCAGAGCTGGTTGATTTCACAATTCTGGACACCTCGCCCCTGGAGCGCACCAGGCTGGCCGGGCTGATAAGGGCGGTTGAGCAGGCCTCTGAGCATCCCGTGGCCCGGGCCGTGGTCCAGGGCATGGACAAGGAGGCAGTTGAGCCCCGGACCCAGGCCGTTGATTTCCAGGCTGTGTCCGGGCGCGGGGTGCGGGCCAGGGTTGATGAACACAGCATCGTTCTGGGCAGCAGGACCTTTCTGGCTGAGCAGCAGGTCCAGGGCCTGGATGAGGATACGGTTTCGGACCTGATCGAGGAGCTGGCCCGGGACGGCAAGACCGTGGTCCTGGCAGCCGTGGACGGGCAGGCCGCAGCGGTCCTGGCCGTGGCCGACCGGCTGAAGGAGACCGCTCCGGACACGGTGCAAAAGCTCAAGGACATGGGGCTGAAAGTGATCATGCTCACCGGGGATACCCAGCGAACGGCCCGGGTGATTGCCGAGCAGGCCGGGATCGATGATGTCATTGCCGGGGTGCTGCCCGAAGGCAAGGCAGCGGAGATCACCAAGCTCCAGGACCAGGGCCTGCAGGTGGCCATGGTCGGAGACGGAATCAACGACGCCCCGGCCCTGGCCCAGGCCGATCTTGGGCTGGCCATGGGCTCCGGCATTGATGTGGCCATTGAAAGCGGGGATATCGTGCTCATGGGCGAGGATCTGACCGGAGTGAGCACGGCGATGAGCCTCAGCCGGGCCACAGTGCGAAACATCAAGCAGAATCTGTTCTGGGCCTTTTTCTACAACTCCCTGGGGATCCCCATTGCGGCCGGAGCCCTGCATATCTTCGGCGGACCGACCTTAAATCCCATGATCGCGGCCGCTGCCATGGCCATGAGTTCCGTTTCCGTGGTCAGCAATGCCCTGCGCCTGCGGTTCTTTCAGCCCGAATAA
- a CDS encoding heavy-metal-associated domain-containing protein: protein MATIKVQGMTCQHCVQAVTQALSGIEGVENVTVSLPKGEASFEETKPVDMEEVKKAVKKAGYKVEI from the coding sequence ATGGCGACGATCAAGGTACAGGGAATGACCTGTCAGCATTGCGTTCAGGCGGTAACCCAGGCTTTGTCCGGAATTGAAGGCGTGGAGAACGTGACGGTCAGCCTGCCCAAGGGAGAAGCGAGCTTTGAGGAAACCAAGCCCGTGGACATGGAAGAGGTAAAGAAGGCGGTCAAGAAGGCCGGATACAAGGTTGAAATCTAA